Below is a genomic region from Granulicella sp. L56.
CCGAGTTGGCCCGGATGATTGGCTCGGAACCAAAGGCCGGGTCTTCATCGACGACCAGATTATTCAGCGTAAATCCCGGCAGCGGCAGCAGGTTCAGGGTGACTTGGTCCAGATGGACAGGGCGGCCGAGGCTCTGGCTGATGCTGGTAGCAATACGGTGTTGAAGGCGATTCACGCTGATCAGCGGCGGGACAATCGCCAGCAAAAGTAAGGCCAGAAGGGCCAGCCATAGAAAGAGAAAACGGCGAAAGATGCCGGGGCGGGGCGACTCTGTGTCGCTTTGCGCGTGAATTGGATCAATTTCCTGCATGAACATATTCCGCGCTACAACACCCGAGACGCGGCTTCAGCCTTTATCGAATAATGTGAAATGTGCGACGCCAGCGAGTCTCATCGAAGAAATGCACGAGAATGTGGCCCATGAAGCCAAGACGGTCACCGAGGCTGGTTTTGTCCATCTGGTCGGCAGGGGTCTCGAACGACCAATAGACGAACAGAGGACGACCGACGATGTTCTGCCGGGGGACGAATCCCCAATAGCGCCCGTCGAGGCTTTCGGTACGGTTGTCGCCCATGGCGAAGACCATGCCCGGCGGAACTACAAGGTCGCCGTTTTGAATGTGGTTCGGAAGATCGAGCGCCCAGCTTGCGGTGATGCCAAGCGGCTGTATCTCATATTGGGGAGGAGGAACGGAGGGGAAGTCATCACGATAGGCGTCGAAAGCGTGCTGCGGGTTGCCGTCGTCGGCTGGCTTGCCTGCCTGTGGCTCATCCTGCGCAACGCCATTGAGATAGACGATTCCGTTGTGGAGATGAATACGATCTCCGGGAATGCCTATGGCCCGCTTTACCAGAAAGAGGTCCGGAGTTTCAGGGTTGGGTTTGAAGAAGACGATGACGTCGCCCCGGCGAATGTCGCGGTAGTGAACGAAAGGAGCCCATTTCGTAGGTGGCGCAAAGGAGGCGCGGTCTACCAGAACATGATCGCCGATCAGCAGCGTCTTCTCCATGGAACCGGAGGGAATCTCATAGTTCTGAAAGATGAATGTCATGACGAAGAGACCGATCGCCAGAACGGTGCAAATGGAAGC
It encodes:
- the lepB gene encoding signal peptidase I — translated: MSTMASEPEETTAKQVNQTETPLESLASICTVLAIGLFVMTFIFQNYEIPSGSMEKTLLIGDHVLVDRASFAPPTKWAPFVHYRDIRRGDVIVFFKPNPETPDLFLVKRAIGIPGDRIHLHNGIVYLNGVAQDEPQAGKPADDGNPQHAFDAYRDDFPSVPPPQYEIQPLGITASWALDLPNHIQNGDLVVPPGMVFAMGDNRTESLDGRYWGFVPRQNIVGRPLFVYWSFETPADQMDKTSLGDRLGFMGHILVHFFDETRWRRTFHIIR